AGGCAGGGCGCTTGTGAGAAGCGTTGCCTGGCGCTGCTCATCCCGATAAAGATCGGCGTCAGAAGATTTATCGGTGTGGTCGTCCATAACGTAACCTTGTCAAACAATGTGACGGGCAGCGGGTGCGTCAATGAGACGCGCCACTTCGGCCCGCAGCAGGGGAATGCCAGAGCCGGTCTCACTACTCGTCCAGATGCTAAATGGATAAGCGGCCGGATGTTTGCGGATCGTCTCATCCACCTCGCGCCGCTTCGCCGCGAGAGCTATCGGTCTGACCTGGTCACATTTGGTCAGAACAAGTTGAAAAACCACGGCAGCATGATCCAGTAGCGTCATCGCCTCCAGATCGGCTTTTTTCAGCTCAATCCGTGCATCGAGCAGAAGGAAGACACGCGCGAGGCTGGGACGACCGCGGAGATAGGCGAACATCAGCCCCTGCCAGTCTTCCTTCACCTGCTTCGAGGCTTTCGCGTAACCATATCCGGGCATATCAACAAGAGAGACTTCACCGCCGAGATTGAAGAAATTCAGTTGCTTCGTGCGGCCCGGTTCAGAGGAGGCGCGCGCGAGACGGTTCCGCCCCGTCAGCGCGTTGATCAGGCTGGATTTACCGACATTTGACCGCCCCGCAAACGCAATTTCAGGCCCACCCACCGGGGGTAACATCTTCAGTTTCTGAGTTGCGAAATAAAAGTCGCACGGTCCGGCGAAGAGGAGACGACCACGCTCAATCTCCTCATCCGAAAACGTCGTAAGATCTTTCTGAGTCATTTTTTTCCGGTCTTCACGCGCTTACCACGTTTCGCGGCCGCATCGACGCGCGCCTGAATGATCCGTTGCTGGAAATAACTCAGAATATTGTTCCAGGTATAATAAATGACGATCCCGGCTGAGAGACGCCCGAGAAGGAAGGTGTAAAGCACGGGCATGAACTGCATCACACGTTGCTGCGTCGGGTCCATGGTGACGGTGCTCTGCTTCTGCATCAGCCAGATGGTGATGCAGAAAAGCAGGGGCCAGATTCCGACCTGCAGCATGGGCGTGATCATTATCGGGTTGAATGGGATCAGCCCGAAGAGATTGAAGATATTTGTCGGGTCAGGCGCTGACAGGTCACGCACCCAGCCGAAAAACGGCGCATGGCGCATCTCGATCGTGATGTTGAGCACCTTATACAGACAGAATGCCACTGGCGCCTGAACGAGAAGCGGCAGGCAGCCCCCGGCCGGATTAACGCCCT
This DNA window, taken from Acetobacteraceae bacterium, encodes the following:
- the yihA gene encoding ribosome biogenesis GTP-binding protein YihA/YsxC; translated protein: MTQKDLTTFSDEEIERGRLLFAGPCDFYFATQKLKMLPPVGGPEIAFAGRSNVGKSSLINALTGRNRLARASSEPGRTKQLNFFNLGGEVSLVDMPGYGYAKASKQVKEDWQGLMFAYLRGRPSLARVFLLLDARIELKKADLEAMTLLDHAAVVFQLVLTKCDQVRPIALAAKRREVDETIRKHPAAYPFSIWTSSETGSGIPLLRAEVARLIDAPAARHIV